In Nitrosophilus alvini, the following are encoded in one genomic region:
- the pstB gene encoding phosphate ABC transporter ATP-binding protein PstB, producing the protein MATIAKIEEQKAIEVKNFSFYYASKDEPSLKKINMPIAKNKITALIGPSGCGKSTLLRSMNRIHDLYPGNRYEGEIIFEDRNILSKKEDLISLRMKIGMIFQKPTPFPMSIFDNIAYGLRLQGIKNRTELTDRVEEALKRAALWNEVKDRLKDDGNSLSGGQQQRLCIARAIAVKPEVLLFDEPTSALDPISTQAIEELIVQLKGSVTIVIVTHNMQQAARVSDYTAFMYLGELVELGVTEDLFVTPKERLTEEYITGKFG; encoded by the coding sequence AACGATAGCAAAAATTGAAGAGCAAAAAGCGATAGAAGTAAAAAATTTCAGTTTCTACTATGCCAGCAAGGATGAGCCGAGTCTCAAAAAGATAAATATGCCTATCGCAAAAAACAAAATTACAGCTCTGATCGGCCCCAGCGGATGCGGCAAATCGACACTTCTAAGGTCTATGAACAGGATACACGACCTCTATCCGGGAAATCGATACGAAGGCGAAATAATCTTCGAAGATAGAAACATCCTCTCCAAAAAAGAGGATTTGATAAGCCTAAGAATGAAAATAGGTATGATTTTTCAAAAGCCTACGCCTTTTCCTATGAGCATCTTTGACAATATCGCCTACGGACTGAGACTTCAGGGCATAAAAAACAGAACCGAGCTTACTGACAGAGTAGAAGAAGCTTTGAAAAGAGCAGCGCTCTGGAACGAGGTAAAAGATAGACTCAAAGATGACGGAAACTCTTTATCAGGCGGGCAACAGCAAAGACTCTGCATAGCTAGAGCGATAGCGGTAAAGCCGGAAGTTCTTCTTTTTGACGAACCTACCTCCGCTCTTGATCCCATATCAACACAGGCCATAGAAGAGCTTATAGTTCAATTGAAAGGAAGTGTTACTATAGTTATAGTTACGCACAATATGCAGCAGGCTGCAAGAGTCAGCGACTATACCGCATTTATGTATCTGGGAGAGCTTGTGGAGCTGGGAGTTACGGAAGATCTTTTCGTAACGCCGAAAGAGAGACTTACTGAAGAGTATATCACTGGAAAATTCGGTTGA